The candidate division KSB1 bacterium genome window below encodes:
- the serB gene encoding phosphoserine phosphatase SerB, protein MAEKFIIITTFGQNQPYLIADICSVVTDSQLNIVAVEQNAVHGLFIMFMVTETVDKSTPIDEAYHKLKEATKKLPLDVNVDLVEASTAMKKVDKNLQVFTIIGRDKVGILKAISNALANFRVNIERMHHLARGELVALEILVDASELRDLAILKDVIQRTCDDIGFDTIIQPDTPHRQRRRLVVFDMDSTIIEGEIIDELAHAAEVGEKVSEITDRAMAGEIDFKEALRTRVAMLKGLPVSVLTEVANGMQLTQGTYELLSTLKAMGFKIALISGGFTFFTDQLKEQLGFDYAFANDLEIENGILTGKIKGRIIDREAKGKIVKEIAEKEGLTREEVVAVGDGANDEIMLKNAGLGIAFNASELLKKVADGRLSHSNLLGLLYCLGATDKAVQTNS, encoded by the coding sequence ATGGCTGAAAAATTCATAATCATTACGACGTTTGGCCAAAACCAACCCTACCTAATCGCCGACATTTGTAGTGTGGTAACCGATTCGCAACTGAACATCGTTGCGGTGGAGCAAAATGCCGTTCATGGTCTGTTTATCATGTTCATGGTCACAGAGACGGTTGATAAAAGTACTCCGATCGATGAGGCATATCATAAATTAAAGGAAGCGACAAAAAAGCTGCCGCTTGATGTCAATGTCGATTTGGTCGAAGCGTCGACGGCCATGAAGAAAGTCGACAAAAATTTACAGGTTTTTACGATAATCGGCAGAGACAAGGTTGGCATTCTGAAAGCGATTTCAAATGCTTTGGCCAATTTTCGTGTTAATATTGAGCGGATGCATCATCTGGCACGAGGTGAACTGGTTGCATTGGAAATACTGGTCGATGCTTCGGAGCTTAGAGATTTGGCGATTCTCAAAGATGTGATTCAGCGTACTTGCGATGATATCGGTTTTGATACTATAATCCAACCGGATACGCCCCATCGACAGCGCCGCCGCCTGGTGGTTTTTGATATGGACAGCACTATCATTGAGGGAGAGATCATCGACGAACTGGCCCATGCCGCTGAGGTTGGAGAAAAAGTTTCTGAAATCACGGATAGAGCAATGGCCGGTGAAATTGACTTTAAAGAAGCGCTGCGAACGCGAGTTGCGATGCTCAAAGGTTTGCCGGTTTCGGTTTTGACCGAAGTGGCAAACGGCATGCAACTGACCCAGGGTACCTATGAATTGCTTTCAACTTTAAAAGCAATGGGTTTCAAAATTGCTCTCATCTCCGGCGGGTTCACTTTTTTCACGGATCAGTTGAAAGAGCAACTCGGTTTTGATTATGCTTTCGCCAATGATTTGGAAATCGAAAACGGGATCCTTACAGGAAAAATAAAAGGGCGGATTATCGATCGTGAGGCCAAAGGTAAAATTGTCAAAGAAATCGCGGAGAAGGAGGGACTCACTCGCGAAGAAGTTGTTGCAGTCGGTGACGGCGCCAACGATGAAATCATGCTGAAAAATGCCGGTCTGGGCATCGCTTTCAATGCCAGCGAATTGCTAAAAAAAGTTGCCGACGGTCGTCTCTCCCATTCAAATCTACTGGGACTACTTTACTGTTTGGGAGCGACGGATAAGGCTGTTCAAACCAATTCTTAG